DNA from Trichomycterus rosablanca isolate fTriRos1 chromosome 23, fTriRos1.hap1, whole genome shotgun sequence:
ttaatacgcccctttttacggtgcacacggaaatctgttaccccctttaacttcgcgtgaccagccagtgttttttcatgcaacgagatctgacctgcacatcagtttagcatggcagaagatcaagttatgaccactacacaactttttgcactgattttcgctgtgcaaacctgttaatgtaactcaaatatgcctaaatgtgttgaattaaaattgaatcgaaaatcgaattgaaaatcgaagatcggaatcgaatcgatccaggaaattagtggcgatacccagccctactaGCAACAACAATAGCTCAGCCAACAAGCAACAGATGCTAAGAGAACAAGACCATCAattgatgatgtgtgtatggcACAGGCCTACTTCCTGGAGGCAACTTAAGCTTAAGAATGATTTCTCTTGAGTGTACTAATGAATTAGTCTAATAGCTGAGCAGGTTCAGAGCAGCCTACGATCACATGAACAATTCAGCTGGACTGGTGTAAAAGCACATCGTTATTGGACATATAATAACAGTTTATAGAATTACCTGTTTCCAACTTTGCCAGAAGACACTCACTAGCCTGCATAACGCCCTGACCGTAACCCCTTCAAACACTTTTGGAATTAATTGGAACACTGACCTGTGTGATGGATTTGAACCCAATCCCTGCAAATAAGTCTAATGGAAAGATTTACCAGAAATGGTTTTAAAACGTCAAAGGTAAACACATGCACATTTAGTGGTTTAGGTCATAAAAACTACTGATTATGAACTACTACAAAAATCTAAACTTAAAGTCTGCATGGTTAatgtattcatatttttattcaAACAGGCTATCTCCATGAACAacctgaatgatccaccaagaTGGAATATAAGGCCGGGGCCACATGAAGGTCCTGATGGAGGCAAATGGAATTATGCACTGTTGGTGCCAATGCTTGGCCTTGCTGCCTTCCGTAAGTAGCCATTGAGCATTTAGCCATTAGACAACAATGCTGTCTTGTAATCAAGCCACAAAGGCTATCAACTGTCAACCACGTTAATGTCAAACAATCAGCTGAGTCACAAATATCATGTGACCTCGCCACCACTGTTTGGTTAATAGGACCATGcttattatttttgctttatcaTTTCATCAGGTTGGATCTGGACTCGGGAGTCTCAGCGGGAGATCAAAGAAGCAAAGAGCCAGTTCAATCAGAACATGGTTGCCATTGCCAAAGACTTGGAGCTAAAGTATAAAGATGCTCTGACGGAGAATCGACGTACAGCTGCCATACTCGAGCTTGAATTGGAGAAGGAGCGGCAGCGGGTGGAGGGTTACAGAAAAGCTCTGGTCAGTCAGAGCCAGCAGCTCCTGGTGGAGCGCAAACAGCTGCAGAAAGATCGGGAGGAAATAGAGCAGGAAAAAACACGTGTCCTGCAGTCTGGAACAGCTGGATTAGCACTCCAAACAGCTCTAAAACAAGAAGAGCAATGGAAGCAGAAAGCTCAGGTTTTGCTTCAGGAGCTGGAGGTCAAGCTGGTGGAGAGACAAGATGCCTACTGTAGTATTCTGCTTCCCAGAGAGCGCAGAATGGAGATGGAGAAGAACCTCCTGCTCAAAGTGGCCAAGGACCCTGTAGGAGCTGAATTAGGCTTGGAGGATGACCTTCgggacatttttaaaaatgacaagcaTTGTGCCGACCTGCTGAACATGGACAGAAGGAAAAATGGGAAGCTGATGTGGCTGTATCTTAAATACTGGAATCTGCACATAGAGCTTCAGGAGCACAAGAGGGCAGAGGAGACGCTCAAAAAGTCACTACCAAAAATATAGCAACACAGGACCTGTCCTgaactatataaaaatatttgctCTCTCCCGATTTCTTTCTTAAGCGTATTTGTCTGAGtttgttcattatttttatatcatcatcatttcatcatttttttaatacattaaatgattacttaaaacatgattttaagtTTTATGTTAAATTTAGTCTGAAGATTGTGAACAGTTGTGACAAATATTAAGAATAAATCAGGAAGGGGCAAGCAGTTTTTCATGGCACTGTAATATAGCATTTAATGGTACTGGTCtcatattttgcactgtttgttGATTTTACGTTTTCCCATCTGATGTATTTGGGATGCAGCTCCTAAACTTTTTGACAGTTGTATCAGAATaatgtagtttttattaaagaatGCATTTTTCTGCCATACAGCATGCAAATATACAATCAGCTCTgcacaaaaatataataaaatctcTCTTCTACTCACCTCACATAATTCCAATGATGGTTAGGTCAGGAGAATGGATTGATTATGGCAAATGCTTGGTTTTGTCAGTGAACAATTTTGGTGtggatttggatgcatttttggATCACTGCCCAGCTGGAAGATTTTACCATGAGCCAGTTTCAGTTTTTTGGTGAATTTAAAATCTCCTGGTCCTTAATGAAGTCCGAAAGGCCTAACAATGGATTTTAACAAGGTACTTATGAAAATAACTCGAACATGCTTtggttatatatattttttacaaatcATATAACCAGTATAATGAGTCTAGTAAAACGTTTAATCTTTAAACAAAATGCAAATTTTAGAATTTCTTGTATTTCGATATTTGGCACTACTGAAAAGCAAATGAGCACTTTTGTAAAATCTCTAGTTGTTGGCCTTTATTATACAGAGAGGCTGGAAATGGACATGTATTTCTGCATTGTCACTCCTCTGTGGAGGTTGTGTGAATTAGCTTCTGGTGCTATTTGGCGCCGTCTGTTGGGAACAATATTTTATGGGGAGGAAAAAAAGTTTGATCCAAAAACATCACTTCATTTTTAGAAACAATTTTGTTGTCAGGTTAGAAAATAGTGGTGTGCAGCAAGTTTCAGGTCCTGCCACAGATGTTGAATGGGGTTAAGATCAGGACTAGGACACCAATGTTTTTCTTAAAAATTCTAGCTTGTTTTAGCACTTGTGCTTTGCACCATCGTGTTGCTAAAAGATGTTCTTCCCAGCTTAAGGTTTCTGGCAGAGGTCATTATGGTGGAGTGAAATAAGCTGAGTGTCTATAAAAGtctttctatatttttatttctttatgatAAGATCGCTGcctttttaactttattttaatttgatctgTGGGCATACTATACTATTCTGATAGAATGAAAAGCACGCTGTTATTTATCCTtgtgaattatttaattattaggtcTTTCTGTCTAACATACACACTTCTTTAAAGATAAACACAGCTCGCCATGCACATACCTCAGAGCTCGGCTCAGGCAATCAAGTTTTTCGTGTGTACCAGATCACTTAGATCCGGTCACCTCGTAGACTTTTAGACAAACTAGGAGAAATGTGAACAATACAGGCGACTGCAGGCAATGTTCGTGTATCAACTTCATCCAGAGAGTTTCACCAAAGGTTTAAATGAGTTACAAAGAACAAGCTCTTACTAAATGAATTAAGTACATCATTGCTTGCAGAAAACCTATGTGGACAAGGTGAGAACGTGCCAAACTCCCCAGACACCAAGCAAAAAGTGGGTTAACCTCATGGACTCTGAAACTGTGTACAGGCTTGAATTAAATTATGGACAATGGGACTGTTCCCTACCAATCTCCACACAGTCATTAACCAAGGGCTAGGATCGAACCTGGACCCGGGagtagaagaatgcctttatttgtcatatatacatatacagatgtacagtaccacgaaattctttcttcgtatatcccagcttgttcgaaaactggggtcagagcgcagggtcagccattgtacggcgcccctggagcagagagggttaagggccttgctcaagggcccaacagtggctgcatgacagagctgggattcaaactctcagcctttcagttgatagctcaaagccctACCCATTAGGTTACCACTGTGCCTATACAAGTAATACAAcacaaacactatatactgagcacttttgataggtaTTGTGAATATGTTTCAGGTATGACAGTTTTAGGACTAGGGTGAAGCAAACATATGGAGACAGGTCTACAGGGGTGATCTTTCAGTTTATCACGATGGTTAATctgctctgaggtggaggaggaggaggtgtgtggaggaggaggaggagagaagGAGGTGTGTGAAGGAGAGGAAATCCGGAAGTcaggatcagatcagatctgaGTACACACAACACCTTTTCAACACTGAGAGAGAGAATACAGACCGGACACAGAGGATCAGACAGACTGGACCTGCTGGAAACTGAGGTGAGTGGACAACAGAGCTGCTGCTACACAGATAATCAGACATCCATTACAATAGCAGGTATGATGCgttggtcagtgtgtgtgtgtgtgtgtgttgtattggaAATCAGTGCGGAGGGATCCCGGTGGTACACTCCGTTCCTCTGGATGAACCCTCGCTTTCTGTATCAGTATCATCATCGTTCTTGTATCACATATCGTCACGATTAGACTGTAGTATCGTTTGTGATAATCCGGTTAAAACGTTAAATGCgttggtcagtgtgtgtgtgtgtgtgtgtgtgtgtgtgtgtgtgtgtgtgtgtgctccagtGCTGAATACAGTACAGAGAATGATGCATTCATTGTCCAGGcagaaatacaataataatccaTCTATATTCTGTCTGGGATTTTGCTCACTCCAAAGCATCTTTACGACTTCTATGCAAAACTGTACATTGTTTTATACCTCTAGATGTTCCTCGTTTTAGCAGATCTGCATTTAACACCCCCTCCCCCCAAAATAGtcatgtatttgtttaatgttaGTATTTGTaggttgtttttgtatttgttctCATGTTCATGTCAGTAATGTAGTCGAGACATCATGCACGTACGCACTTACTTTATTATAGGCTTGTTAGTGCATGAGCTCTACACAAATAACCtacaacaccctgaaactgtaTTCACTCACCTTTAATTGCCTTTATTTTGCAAAATgccaaattattattatgttaatttATATAACATTTACTGAAATAATAGGggtagaaatgtaaaaaaaagtattcataCTCTCTCAGCCTGACTTCAGTTTCACCCAACACATTTACAACACATTACTCATCTATTATAGTTTATAGTCATtaactcaggaacaggaacgCCTTGTATTTATCAGCCTTGTAAAAGTTACTTTAAATAGCcaatcttgctgtgaggtatgTCATGATAGTAGAGACTATCCACTTAACAAATACTAACTCCATAGtttagttagtttagttttagaGAGGCACAGATGGTGGACAGATGACCTTTAAGTTCAGTCCATCATAAAGaagtataaaagaaaaataaagttaaatgaTTAACTGTATAAAAACCATTCCAAACTAAATTTTAATAGTAAGAATCTTAATTTTATTCTTAATTACTTTAAACAGTGTGTGGCTTGACAAAaccttaaaaatgaaaaacaactcCTAAAATAAATTTATTCTAATGCATTAAATTATGTGTTCACATAAAGAGGTGTTTAATAGTGTAAAATAACACTTAAACACAAAAATCGATACCCACTGCTTCAGACTAGAACATACTCAAGTTCGAATAACATATAAACAatgctatttatttgttatgACTATGTCTTATGGTAGTTTACAAATGTTTACAAAAGCTTTATGAAATGGACACACCTACTTTGTGGTGCCACCAAGGGTTAAAGTCTTATAAACTTATATGTTGTATCTTATGaccttatatatataatttatttataaagaagTGATAtgaaatacattattaaattttGCTTTACATACatgaataaagtctgtagtccCTGATGGCATGGTGGTCAAGCTTTTTTGTACGTTAGTTATTGTAGAACTCTAGGTATTCTATTGCAGTGTTTGACCTTAGACGTCTGCCAAAACAGATTTAAAGGCTTAATAAAGATTTTTAATTGAGCGAGATTAGTGTGTCTCTACAAC
Protein-coding regions in this window:
- the ccdc127a gene encoding coiled-coil domain-containing protein 127a; translation: MNNLNDPPRWNIRPGPHEGPDGGKWNYALLVPMLGLAAFRWIWTRESQREIKEAKSQFNQNMVAIAKDLELKYKDALTENRRTAAILELELEKERQRVEGYRKALVSQSQQLLVERKQLQKDREEIEQEKTRVLQSGTAGLALQTALKQEEQWKQKAQVLLQELEVKLVERQDAYCSILLPRERRMEMEKNLLLKVAKDPVGAELGLEDDLRDIFKNDKHCADLLNMDRRKNGKLMWLYLKYWNLHIELQEHKRAEETLKKSLPKI